A region from the Sorex araneus isolate mSorAra2 chromosome 6, mSorAra2.pri, whole genome shotgun sequence genome encodes:
- the MYH4 gene encoding myosin-4 has product MSSDAEMAVFGEAAPYLRKSEKERIEAQNKPFDAKNSVFVVDAKESYVKSTVQSRESGKVTVKTEAGTTVTVKEDQVFSMNPPKYDKIEDMAMMTHLHEPAVLYNLKERYAAWMIYTYSGLFCVTVNPYKWLPVYNPEVVAAYRGKKRQEAPPHIFSISDNAYQFMLTDRENQSILITGESGAGKTVNTKRVIQYFATIAVTGEKKKEEAPSGKMQGTLEDQIISANPLLEAFGNAKTVRNDNSSRFGKFIRIHFGATGKLASADIETYLLEKSRVTFQLKAERSYHIFYQIMSNKKPELIEMLLITTNPYDFAFVSQGEITVPSIDDQEELMATDSAVDILGFSSDEKVAIYKLTGAVMHYGNMKFKQKQREEQAEPDGTEVADKAAYLTGLNSADLLKALCYPRVKVGNEYVTKGQTVQQVYNSVGALAKSIYEKMFLWMVTRINQQLDTKQPRQYFIGVLDIAGFEIFDFNSLEQLCINFTNEKLQQFFNHHMFVLEQEEYKKEGIEWEFIDFGMDLAACIELIEKPMGIFSILEEECMFPKATDTSFKNKLYEQHLGKSNNFQKPKPAKGKAEAHFSLVHYAGTVDYNIAGWLDKNKDPLNETVVGLYQKSGLKTLAFLFSGGQAAEAESGGGGKKGAKKKGSSFQTVSALFRENLNKLMTNLRSTHPHFVRCLIPNETKTPGAMEHELVLHQLRCNGVLEGIRICRKGFPSRILYADFKQRYKVLNASAIPEGQFIDSKKASEKLLGSIDIDHTQYKFGHTKVFFKAGLLGTLEEMRDEKLAQLITRTQAMCRGYLMRVEFKKMMERRESIFCIQYNVRAFMNVKHWPWMKLYFKIKPLLKSAETEKEMANMKEDFEKAKEELAKSEAKRKELEEKMVALMQEKNDLQLQVQSEADGLADAEERCDQLIKTKIQLEAKIKELTERAEDEEEINAELTAKKRKLEDECSELKKDIDDLELTLAKVEKEKHATENKVKNLTEEMAGLDENIAKLTKEKKALQEAHQQTLDDLQAEEDKVNTLTKAKTKLEQQVDDLEGSLEQEKKLRMDLERAKRKLEGDLKLAQESTMDIENDKQQLDEKLKKKEFEMSNLQSKIEDEQALGMQLQKKIKELQARIEELEEEIEAERASRAKAEKQRSDLSRELEEISERLEEAGGATSAQIEMNKKREAEFQKMRRDLEEATLQHEATAAALRKKHADSVAELGEQIDNLQRVKQKLEKEKSELKMEIDDLASNMETVSKAKGNLEKMCRTLEDQLSEVKTKEEEQQRLINELSTQKARLHTESGEYSRQIDEKDALVSQLSRGKQAFTQQIEELKRQLEEETKAKNALAHALQSARHDCDLLREQYEEEQEAKAELQRAMSKANSEVAQWRTKYETDAIQRTEELEEAKKKLAQRLQDAEEHVEAVNSKCASLEKTKQRLQNEVEDLMIDVERTNAACAALDKKQRNFDKVLAEWKQKYEETQAELEASQKESRSLSTELFKVKNAYEESLDHLETLKRENKNLQQEISDLTEQIAEGGKHIHELEKIKKQIDQEKSELQAALEEAEGSLEHEEGKILRIQLELNQVKSEIDRKIAEKDEEIDQLKRNHLRVVESMQSTLDAEIRSRNDALRIKKKMEGDLNEMEIQLNHANRQAAEAIRNLRNTQGILKDTQLHLDDAIRGQDDLKEQLAMVERRANLMQAEIEELRASLEQTERSRKVAEQELLDASERVQLLHTQNTSLINTKKKLETDISQIQGEMEDIVQEARNAEEKAKKAITDAAMMAEELKKEQDTSAHLERMKKNLEQTVKDLQHRLDEAEQLALKGGKKQIQKLEARVRELENEVDNEQKRNVEAVKGLRKHERRVKELTYQTEEDRKNVLRLQDLVDKLQAKVKAYKRQAEEAEEQSNVNLAKFRKIQHELEEAEERADIAESQVNKLRVKSREVHTKIISEE; this is encoded by the exons ATGAGTTCCGATGCGGAGATGGCGGTTTTTGGGGAGGCTGCTCCTTACCTCCGAAAGTCTGAGAAGGAGAGAATCGAAGCCCAGAACAAGCCCTTCGATGCCAAGAACTCTGTCTTCGTGGTGGACGCTAAAGAATCCTACGTGAAAAGCACCGTTCAGAGCAGGGAGTCGGGGAAGGTCACGGTGAAGACCGAGGCTGGGACT ACTGTGACGGTGAAGGAAGACCAAGTGTTCTCCATGAACCCTCCCAAATATGACAAGATTGAGGACATGGCCATGATGACTCACTTGCATGAGCCTGCTGTGCTGTACAACCTCAAAGAGCGTTATGCAGCCTGGATGATCTAC ACCTACTCGGGGCTCTTCTGTGTCACCGTCAACCCCTACAAGTGGCTGCCGGTGTATAACCCCGAGGTGGTGGCTGCCTACAGAGGCAAAAAGCGCCAGGAGGCCCCGCCCCACATCTTCTCCATCTCTGACAACGCCTATCAGTTCATGTTGACTG ATCGTGAGAATCAATCAATTCTGATCAC TGGAGAATCTGGTGCCGGGAAGACTGTGAACACTAAGCGTGTCATCCAGTACTTTGCAACAATTGCAGTtactggagagaaaaagaaagaggaagctcCTTCTGGAAAAATGCAG GGGACACTTGAAGATCAAATCATCAGTGCCAATCCCCTACTGGAGGCTTTTGGCAATGCCAAGACTGTTAGGAATGACAACTCCTCTCGCTTT GGTAAATTCATCAGAATTCATTTTGGTGCCACGGGTAAACTGGCTTCTGCAGATATTGAAACAT ATCTTCTAGAGAAATCCCGAGTTACTTTCCAGCTAAAGGCTGAAAGAAGTTATCATATCTTTTATCAAATCATGTCCAACAAGAAACCAGAGCTTATTG AAATGCTTCTGATCACCACCAACCCATACGACTTTGCTTTTGTCAGTCAAGGTGAAATCACAGTTCCTAGCATTGATGATCAGGAAGAGCTGATGGCAACTGAT AGTGCTGTGGACATCCTAGGTTTCAGCTCTGATGAAAAAGTGGCCATTTACAAGCTCACTGGTGCTGTGATGCATTATGGGAACATGAAGTTCAAGCAAAAGCAAAGAGAGGAGCAGGCGGAGCCAGATGGCACTGAAG TTGCTGACAAAGCTGCCTATCTGACTGGTCTGAACTCTGCTGACCTCCTCAAAGCTCTCTGCTATCCCAGGGTCAAGGTCGGCAACGAGTATGTCACAAAAGGCCAGACTGTACAGCAG GTATACAACTCCGTGGGTGCTCTGGCAAAATCTATCTATGAGAAGATGTTCCTGTGGATGGTCACCCGCATCAACCAACAGCTGGACACCAAGCAGCCCAGACAGTATTTTATTGGCGTCTTAGACATTGCTGGTTTTGAGATCTTTGAT TTCAACAGCCTGGAGCAGCTGTGCATCAACTTCACCAATGAGAAGCTGCAACAGTTTTTCAACCACCACATGTTCGTGCTGGAGCAGGAGGAGTACAAGAAGGAAGGCATCGAGTGGGAGTTCATCGACTTCGGCATGGACCTGGCCGCCTGCATCGAGCTCATCGAGAAG CCTATGGGCATCTTCTCCATCCTGGAAGAGGAGTGCATGTTCCCCAAGGCCACAGACACCTCCTTCAAGAACAAGCTGTATGAGCAGCACCTGGGAAAGTCCAACAACTTCCAGAAGCCCAAGCCTGCCAAAGGCAAGGCCGAGGCCCACTTCTCGCTGGTGCACTACGCTGGCACAGTGGACTACAACATTGCCGGCTGGCTGGACAAGAACAAGGACCCCCTGAATGAGACTGTGGTCGGGCTGTACCAGAAGTCGGGACTAAAGACTCTGGCTTTCCTCTTCTCTGGGGGACAAGCTGCTGAAGCAG aaagcggtggtggtggaaagaaagGTGCCAAGAAGAAGGGTTCTTCTTTCCAGACGGTGTCAGCTCTTTTCAGG GAAAATTTAAATAAGCTGATGACCAATTTAAGGAGCACTCACCCTCACTTTGTACGCTGTCTCATTCCCAATGAAACTAAAACTCCTG GGGCCATGGAGCATGAACTTGTCCTGCACCAGCTGAGGTGTAACGGTGTACTGGAAGGGATTCGCATCTGCAGAAAGGGTTTCCCAAGCAGAATCCTCTATGCAGACTTCAAACAGAG GTACAAGGTCCTAAATGCAAGCGCTATTCCAGAGGGTCAGTTCATAGACAGCAAGAAGGCTTCTGAGAAACTTCTAGGGTCTATCGATATTGACCATACTCAGTACAAATTTGGTCATACCAAG GTTTTCTTTAAAGCTGGCCTGCTGGGAACTCTTGAGGAAATGCGAGATGAAAAACTGGCTCAGCTAATCACTCGCACCCAAGCAATGTGCAGAGGGTACCTGATGAGGGTGGagtttaagaaaatgatggagagaag AGAATCCATCTTCTGCATCCAGTACAATGTTCGTGCATTCATGAATGTGAAGCACTGGCCCTGGATGAAGCTATATTTCAAGATCAAGCCCCTCCTCAAGAgcgcagagacagagaaggagatgGCCAACATGAAGGAAGATTTTGAGAAGGCCAAAGAAGAATTGGCTAAATCAGAGGCAAAAAGGAAAGAACTTGAAGAGAAAATGGTGGCACTGATGCAAGAGAAAAATGACCTACAGCTCCAAGTTCAATCT GAAGCAGATGGCTTGGCAGATGCAGAGGAAAGATGTGACCAGCTGATCAAAACCAAAATTCAACTAGAGGCCAAAATCAAAGAGCTGACTGAGAGAGCTGAGGATGAGGAAGAGATCAACGCTGAACTAACGGCCAAGAAGAGGAAGCTGGAGGATGAATGTTCAGAACTGAAGAAAGACATAGATGACCTTGAGCTGACACTGGCCAAGGTGGAAAAGGAGAAGCATGCCACAGAAAACAAG GTGAAGAACCTCACAGAAGAGATGGCAGGTCTAGATGAAAACATCGCAAAGCTGACCAAGGAGAAGAAGGCCCTCCAGGAGGCACACCAGCAGACGCTGGATGACCTGCAGGCAGAGGAGGACAAGGTCAACACCTTGACCAAAGCTAAAACCAAGCTGGAGCAGCAAGTGGATGAT CTTGAAGGGTCTCTGGAGCAAGAAAAGAAACTTCGCATGGACTTagaaagagcaaagagaaaaCTGGAAGGAGACCTAAAATTGGCTCAAGAATCCACAATGGATATAGAAAATGACAAGCAGCAACTGGATGAGAAACTTAAAAA GAAAGAGTTTGAAATGAGCAATCTGCAAAGCAAGATTGAAGACGAGCAGGCCCTTGGGATGCAGCTGCAGAAGAAGATCAAGGAGTTACAG GCCCGCattgaggagctggaggaggaaaTCGAGGCAGAGAGGGCTTCCAGGGCCAAAGCAGAGAAGCAGCGCTCTGACCTCTCCCGCGAGCTGGAGGAGATCAGTGAGCGACTGGAAGAGGCCGGAGGGGCCACTTCAGCGCAGATTGAGATGAACAAGAAGCGGGAGGCCGAGTTCCAGAAAATGCGCAGGGACCTGGAGGAGGCCACCCTACAGCACGAAGCCACTGCTGCAGCTCTTCGGAAGAAGCACGCGGACAGCGTGGCCGAGCTCGGGGAGCAGATCGACAACCTGCAGAGGGTCAAGCAGAagctggagaaggagaagagcGAGCTGAAGATGGAAATCGACGATCTTGCCAGCAACATGGAGACCGTCTCCAAAGCCAAG GGTAACTTAGAAAAAATGTGTCGTACATTAGAAGACCAACTTAGTGAAGTGAAAACAAAGGAAGAGGAGCAACAGCGTTTAATAAATGAGTTATCAACCCAGAAGGCACGTCTACATACAGAATCAG GTGAATATTCACGACAGATAGATGAGAAAGATGCTCTGGTTTCACAGTTATCCCGAGGTAAACAAGCATTTACACAACAGATTGAGGAATTAAAGAGGCAGCTAGAAGAAGAGACCAAG GCCAAGAATGCCCTGGCCCATGCTCTGCAATCAGCTCGTCACGACTGCGACCTGCTGCGGGAACAGTacgaggaggagcaggaggccaAGGCTGAGCTGCAGAGGGCAATGTCCAAGGCCAACAGTGAGGTCGCCCAGTGGAGGACCAAGTATGAGACGGATGCCATCCAGCGCACAGAGGAGCTCGAGGAAGCCAA AAAGAAGCTGGCCCAGCGTCTTCAGGATGCTGAAGAGCACGTAGAAGCTGTGAACTCCAAATGTGCCTCTCTTGAGAAGACCAAACAAAGACTTCAGAATGAAGTGGAGGACCTCATGATTGATGTGGAAAGAACAAACGCAGCTTGTGCAGCCCTAGacaaaaaacaaaggaactttGATAAG GTTCTAGCAGAATGGAAACAGAAATATGAAGAAACTCAGGCTGAACTTGAAGCTTCTCAGAAGGAATCTCGTTCTCTCAGCACTGAACTGTTTAAGGTCAAGAATGCCTATGAGGAATCTCTGGACCACCTTGAAACCctaaagagagagaataagaactTACAGC AGGAGATTTCTGACCTTACTGAACAAATTGCTGAAGGAGGAAAGCATATTCatgaattggaaaaaataaagaaacaaatagatCAAGAGAAGAGTGAACTGCAGGCTGCCCTAGAGGAAGCAGAG GGATCTCTTGAACATGAAGAAGGCAAGATTCTTCGCATCCAACTTGAGTTAAATCAGGTGAAATCTGAGATTGACCGGAAAATTGCCGAAAAGGATGAAGAAATAGATCAGCTAAAGAGAAACCATCTCAGAGTTGTGGAATCAATGCAAAGCACCCTAGATGCTGAAATTAGGAGCAGGAATGATGCCCTTAGGATCAAGAAAAAGATGGAAGGAGACCTTAATGAAATGGAAATTCAGCTGAACCATGCCAATCGCCAGGCTGCTGAGGCAATAAGGAATCTGAGAAACACACAAGGAATACTGAAG gACACTCAGCTACATTTGGATGATGCCATCAGAGGCCAAGATGACCTTAAAGAACAACTGGCAATGGTGGAGCGCAGAGCTAACCTAATGCAGGCTGAGATTGAAGAGCTAAGGGCATCCCTGGAACAGACAGAGAGGAGCAGGAAGGTGGCAGAACAAGAGCTCCTAGATGCTAGTGAGCGTGTACAACTCTTACATACCCAG AACACTAGTTTGATCAATACCAAGAAGAAGCTGGAGACAGACATTTCCCAAATCCAGGGAGAAATGGAGGACATTGTCCAGGAAGCCCGCAACGCAGAGGAGAAAGCCAAGAAGGCCATCACTGAT GCAGCCATGATGGCCGAGGAGCTGAAGAAGGAGCAGGACACCAGCGCCCACCTGGAGCGGATGAAGAAGAACCTGGAGCAGACAGTGAAGGACCTGCAGCACCGTCTGGATGAGGCTGAGCAGCTGGCCCTGAAGGGCGGGAAGAAGCAGATCCAGAAACTGGAGGCCAGG GTACGGGAGCTGGAAAATGAGGTTGATAATGAACAGAAGCGAAATGTGGAGGCTGTCAAGGGGCTTCGCAAGCATGAGAGAAGAGTGAAAGAGCTCACTTACCAG acTGAAGAGGACCGCAAGAATGTTCTCAGGTTGCAGGACTTAGTGGACAAATTACAAGCCAAAGTTAAAGCTTACAAAAGACAAGCTGAAGAGGCG GAGGAACAATCCAATGTCAACCTTGCTAAGTTCCGCAAGATCCAGCATGAGCTGGAAGAGGCTGAGGAACGGGCTGACattgctgagtcccaggtcaacAAATTGCGGGTGAAGAGTCGAGAGGTTCACACAAAAATCATAAGTGAAGAGTAA